In Xanthomonas sacchari, a genomic segment contains:
- a CDS encoding efflux RND transporter periplasmic adaptor subunit, with protein sequence MIRDTSAQDQVLARPRSAAWRRWLWPGLIAALVLLGIAFAARGWIAGSRSFDAQRVRIATVTRGDLVRDISADGRLIAANSPTLYAISGGTVTLKVVAGDVVKQGQELAEIDSPELRSKLAQEEATLAGLEAEAGRADLDATLARANASKLIDQAQIERQAASRDLERYQRGYAGGAVPQVELAKAQDTLKKADIAMSHAQKDSGLQAQGAALDARNKRLLAERQRAVVAEVQRQVDLLTLRSPFDGQVGQVQVSQHTNVAANAPVLSVVDLSKFELEIKVPESFARDLAIGMPAQLTSGAGEPFAGAISAVSPEVVNGEVTARIRFTDKQPPGLRQSQRMSARVLLDTRKNVLKLERGPFVEQSGGRYAYVMDGDSAVRRPVELGVTSLGEVEVRSGLQPGDRVVVSGSDLFGDAPQVTVH encoded by the coding sequence ATGATCCGTGACACCTCCGCCCAGGACCAGGTTCTCGCCCGCCCCCGCTCCGCGGCCTGGCGCCGCTGGCTGTGGCCCGGGCTGATCGCCGCACTGGTGCTGCTGGGCATCGCCTTCGCCGCCCGCGGCTGGATCGCCGGCAGCCGCTCGTTCGACGCGCAGCGCGTGCGCATCGCCACGGTGACCCGCGGCGACCTGGTCCGCGACATCTCCGCCGACGGCCGCCTGATCGCCGCCAACAGCCCCACCCTGTACGCCATCTCCGGCGGCACCGTGACCCTGAAGGTGGTCGCCGGCGACGTGGTCAAGCAGGGCCAGGAACTGGCCGAGATCGACAGCCCGGAGCTGCGCAGCAAGCTGGCCCAGGAAGAGGCCACCCTGGCCGGCCTGGAAGCGGAGGCCGGCCGCGCCGACCTGGACGCGACCCTGGCCCGTGCCAACGCCAGCAAGCTGATCGACCAGGCGCAGATCGAGCGCCAGGCCGCCAGCCGCGACCTGGAGCGCTACCAGCGCGGCTACGCCGGCGGCGCGGTGCCGCAGGTGGAGCTGGCCAAGGCCCAGGACACGCTGAAGAAGGCCGACATCGCGATGAGCCACGCGCAGAAGGATTCGGGCCTGCAGGCGCAGGGCGCGGCGCTGGACGCGCGCAACAAGCGCCTGCTCGCCGAGCGCCAGCGCGCGGTGGTGGCCGAGGTGCAGCGCCAGGTCGACCTGCTGACCCTGCGCTCGCCGTTCGATGGCCAGGTCGGCCAGGTGCAGGTCTCGCAGCACACCAACGTCGCCGCCAACGCGCCGGTGCTCAGCGTGGTCGACCTGTCCAAGTTCGAACTGGAGATCAAGGTGCCGGAAAGCTTCGCCCGCGACCTGGCGATCGGCATGCCGGCGCAGTTGACCAGCGGCGCCGGCGAACCGTTCGCCGGGGCGATCTCGGCGGTGTCGCCGGAAGTGGTCAACGGCGAGGTCACCGCGCGCATCCGCTTCACCGACAAGCAGCCGCCGGGCCTGCGCCAGAGCCAGCGCATGAGCGCGCGGGTGCTGCTGGACACCCGCAAGAACGTGCTCAAGCTCGAGCGCGGCCCGTTCGTCGAACAGTCCGGCGGCCGCTACGCCTACGTCATGGACGGCGACTCGGCGGTGCGCCGCCCGGTCGAACTGGGCGTCACCAGCCTGGGCGAAGTCGAAGTGCGCTCGGGCCTGCAGCCGGGCGACCGGGTGGTGGTCTCCGGCAGCGATCTGTTCGGCGATGCGCCGCAGGTCACGGTGCATTAG
- a CDS encoding ABC transporter ATP-binding protein — MLEMRAVSKVFRTEQVETHALRSLDLHVREGEFVAVTGPSGSGKTTFLNIAGLLETFTSGQYLLDGQDVSNLNDDARSRMRNQKIGFIFQGFNLIPDLNLFDNVDVPLRYRGMGAAERKQRIEEALSRVGLGSRMKHYPSELSGGQQQRAAIARALAGSPRLLLADEPTGNLDSQMARGVMELLEEINAQGSTIVMVTHDPELAARAQRNVHIVDGQATDLQREPALAQGAATLPSAADGR; from the coding sequence ATGCTCGAAATGCGCGCCGTCTCCAAGGTCTTCCGCACCGAACAGGTCGAGACGCATGCGTTGCGCTCGCTGGACCTGCATGTCCGCGAGGGCGAGTTCGTCGCCGTCACCGGGCCGTCAGGTTCGGGCAAGACCACCTTCCTCAACATCGCCGGGTTGCTGGAGACCTTCACCAGCGGCCAGTACCTGCTCGATGGCCAGGACGTCAGCAACCTCAACGACGATGCGCGCTCGCGCATGCGCAACCAGAAGATCGGCTTCATCTTCCAGGGCTTCAACCTGATTCCCGACCTCAACCTGTTCGACAACGTCGACGTGCCGCTGCGCTACCGCGGCATGGGCGCGGCCGAGCGCAAGCAGCGCATCGAGGAGGCGCTGAGCCGGGTCGGGCTGGGTTCGCGCATGAAGCACTATCCGTCCGAACTGTCCGGCGGCCAGCAGCAGCGCGCGGCGATCGCCCGCGCCCTGGCCGGCAGCCCGCGCCTGCTGCTGGCCGACGAACCGACCGGCAACCTCGACTCGCAGATGGCGCGCGGGGTGATGGAACTGCTGGAGGAGATCAACGCGCAGGGCTCGACCATCGTCATGGTCACCCACGACCCGGAACTGGCCGCGCGCGCCCAGCGCAACGTGCACATCGTCGACGGCCAGGCCACCGACCTGCAGCGCGAACCGGCGCTGGCGCAGGGCGCTGCGACGCTGCCGTCCGCCGCCGACGGCCGCTGA
- a CDS encoding ABC transporter permease codes for MSLPYAVELGLSGMRRHPRTVLLAVLTLALGLASVMTMLTLQAMLSADPLPGLSQQLYLGWVDSRQIARQDDPDAGASPPALWKLDDATAFMATLPQVRQAALTLSTFDVSDQAGTRHQQVYAISALGPMPALFGLPLRSGRYWTDAEERNRAPVAIISHALSLKLLGSENGVGQQIRLGNHLFQVVGISDDWKPRPAFYFLNGPETAWQQNPLEVFVPARAALDADAKPAFAQDCDDTGRAGVRFNELDLGACRWMMLWAQLSTPMQVNAYRDALSAFAQARHADGVFQRAPQATVYGVADWLARNRVVPDSVRLNVWLAIALLGLCIVNVAGLLAARFLRRSAELGVHRVLGAPRAAVFVRCLTEAGAIGLLGGVLALPATLFGLWIVRMQAQDYSDLAHFQPSLFLAMVLLAIGTGLLVGLLPAWRAALLQPALQVKSL; via the coding sequence ATGTCGCTGCCGTATGCCGTGGAACTGGGATTGAGTGGGATGCGCCGGCATCCGCGCACGGTGCTGCTCGCCGTGCTCACTCTCGCCCTGGGCCTGGCATCGGTGATGACGATGCTGACCCTGCAGGCGATGCTGTCCGCCGATCCGCTGCCCGGCCTCAGCCAGCAGCTGTACCTGGGCTGGGTGGACTCGCGGCAGATCGCCCGCCAGGACGACCCCGACGCGGGCGCGTCGCCGCCGGCGCTGTGGAAGCTGGACGATGCCACGGCCTTCATGGCCACGCTGCCGCAGGTGCGGCAGGCGGCGCTGACGCTGAGCACGTTCGACGTCAGCGACCAGGCAGGTACGCGCCACCAGCAGGTCTACGCGATCAGCGCGCTGGGACCGATGCCGGCGCTGTTCGGCCTGCCGCTGCGGTCCGGCCGCTACTGGACAGACGCGGAAGAACGCAACCGTGCGCCGGTGGCCATCATCAGTCACGCGCTCAGCCTGAAGCTGCTGGGTAGCGAGAACGGCGTCGGCCAGCAGATCCGGCTGGGCAATCATCTGTTCCAGGTCGTCGGCATCAGCGACGACTGGAAACCGCGCCCGGCCTTCTACTTCCTCAATGGGCCGGAAACGGCATGGCAGCAGAATCCGCTGGAGGTGTTCGTTCCGGCACGGGCGGCCCTGGACGCGGACGCCAAGCCGGCATTCGCCCAGGACTGCGACGACACCGGCCGCGCCGGCGTGCGCTTCAACGAACTCGACCTCGGCGCCTGCCGCTGGATGATGCTCTGGGCGCAGTTGTCCACCCCCATGCAGGTGAATGCCTACCGCGATGCGCTGTCCGCGTTCGCGCAAGCGCGCCATGCCGATGGCGTGTTCCAGCGCGCGCCGCAAGCAACCGTGTACGGCGTGGCCGACTGGCTTGCGCGCAACCGCGTGGTCCCGGACAGCGTGCGCCTGAACGTCTGGCTGGCGATCGCGCTGCTCGGGCTGTGCATCGTCAATGTCGCCGGCCTGCTGGCCGCACGTTTCCTGCGCCGCTCCGCCGAACTCGGCGTGCACCGGGTGCTGGGCGCCCCGCGCGCGGCGGTGTTCGTCCGCTGCCTGACCGAAGCCGGGGCGATCGGCCTGTTGGGCGGCGTGCTGGCATTGCCGGCCACGCTGTTCGGCCTGTGGATCGTGCGCATGCAGGCGCAGGACTACAGCGACCTGGCGCACTTCCAGCCCAGCCTGTTCCTGGCGATGGTGTTGCTGGCGATCGGCACCGGCCTGCTGGTGGGTCTGCTCCCGGCGTGGCGCGCAGCGTTGCTGCAACCGGCGCTGCAAGTGAAAAGCCTCTGA
- a CDS encoding ABC transporter permease produces MSLRPYLSPLLRHPLMPLLVIVQTILACAILTNVLFLLWQKLAPMLIPDGIAHDEVILVDQVINGQGGWKAPQIRVGTDTLRRIPGVTAVSPTIGLPMSSSMIMVGRVAGPAATERVSLLVGDDLIGALGLDLVAGRNFSADEMRVGDLPAATAPDRTTAVILTQALAQRLFGSRPALGGVLTDGQANATRRFVVVGIVRHLLRYQLDALDDGKAEYTMLTAGTVTGTPILTYAVRTAPERRAAVMAEIPQRLQHLFGDALLRGITIRANDYESQRNERLQPRRAAVWLFGTVSAVVTLITLIGIASLSGFWIQQRTRQIGIRRALGASRGQILRHFLLENLMVIGSGVVLGMPLAYIANLWLMQHYELSRLPAACLPIGLLSLLLLGQCAVLSPARRAAAIPPATATRSA; encoded by the coding sequence ATGTCACTGCGCCCCTACCTCTCGCCCCTGCTGCGGCATCCGCTGATGCCGCTGCTGGTGATCGTGCAGACCATCCTGGCCTGCGCGATCCTGACCAACGTGCTGTTCCTGCTGTGGCAGAAGCTGGCACCGATGCTGATCCCGGACGGCATCGCCCACGATGAGGTGATCCTGGTCGACCAGGTGATCAATGGCCAAGGCGGCTGGAAAGCGCCGCAGATCCGCGTCGGTACCGACACGCTGCGACGCATCCCCGGGGTCACCGCGGTCTCGCCGACGATCGGCCTGCCGATGAGTTCCTCCATGATCATGGTCGGCCGCGTCGCCGGCCCTGCGGCGACCGAGCGCGTGAGCCTGCTGGTCGGCGACGACCTGATCGGTGCGCTGGGCCTGGACCTGGTGGCCGGACGCAACTTCAGCGCCGACGAAATGCGGGTCGGCGACCTGCCCGCCGCGACCGCGCCCGACCGTACCACCGCGGTCATCCTCACCCAGGCGCTGGCACAGCGGCTGTTCGGCTCGCGCCCGGCCCTGGGCGGGGTACTCACCGACGGACAGGCGAACGCGACCAGACGTTTCGTCGTGGTCGGCATCGTCCGCCACCTGCTGCGCTACCAGCTCGACGCGCTGGACGACGGCAAGGCCGAGTACACGATGCTGACGGCGGGCACGGTCACCGGGACGCCGATCCTGACCTACGCGGTGAGGACCGCGCCGGAGCGACGCGCGGCCGTGATGGCCGAGATCCCGCAGCGTCTGCAACACCTGTTCGGCGACGCGCTGCTGCGCGGGATCACGATCCGTGCGAACGACTACGAGTCCCAGCGCAACGAACGGCTCCAGCCGCGCCGCGCGGCAGTGTGGCTGTTCGGCACGGTCAGTGCGGTGGTCACCCTCATCACCCTGATCGGCATCGCCAGTCTCAGCGGCTTCTGGATCCAGCAGCGGACCCGGCAGATCGGCATACGCCGTGCCCTGGGCGCCAGCCGCGGCCAGATCCTGCGGCATTTCCTGCTGGAAAACCTGATGGTCATCGGCAGCGGCGTGGTCCTGGGCATGCCCTTGGCCTACATCGCCAATCTCTGGTTGATGCAGCACTACGAACTGTCGCGGCTGCCCGCCGCGTGCCTGCCGATCGGCTTGCTCTCCCTGTTGCTGCTCGGCCAATGCGCGGTGTTGTCGCCGGCGCGCCGCGCCGCCGCGATCCCGCCTGCCACCGCCACCCGCAGCGCCTGA
- a CDS encoding ABC transporter permease translates to MFRYYIQLAVRSLRRSPVLTALMVLSIAVGIGAAMTTLTVMRLLSGDPLPGRSQQIFFAQLDPRPGNRANQKPYDKLDYPSAMDLWNSGRADRQAMVAESQIKVHAPDSAAAPFMTQLLMTQADFFPMFQVPFAYGSGWRARDDQDRARVAVISSDLNAKLFGGRNSVGRTLLVRGTAVRVVGVLAPWRPSPLFYTLAGGSFAHGDTASFYGRPQDVFMPLSSSLEVNDGHIQPWTCFGKPEATLDLRSAPCVWLQLWVQLDTPAKVADYRRLLADYAAQQHAAGRIGRADTARLLSLPQWLDHNRVVPGDVRLQSWLALAFLGLCLFNSVGLLLAKFLRRGGEIGVRRALGASRRAIFAQCLAEAAVIGLVGGIGGWLLTLLGLWSVRQQPTAYADLAHLDLTTFAGTFTLAIACSLAAGLFPALRASRIAPALQLKSL, encoded by the coding sequence ATGTTCCGTTACTACATCCAACTGGCAGTACGCAGCCTGCGCCGCAGCCCGGTGCTGACCGCGCTGATGGTGTTGTCCATCGCGGTGGGCATCGGCGCGGCGATGACCACGCTGACGGTGATGCGGCTGCTGTCCGGCGATCCGTTGCCCGGGCGCAGCCAGCAGATCTTCTTCGCGCAGCTCGATCCGCGCCCGGGCAACCGCGCCAACCAGAAGCCGTACGACAAGCTCGACTACCCCTCGGCCATGGACCTGTGGAACAGCGGGCGCGCCGATCGCCAGGCCATGGTCGCCGAGAGCCAGATCAAGGTGCACGCGCCGGACAGCGCCGCCGCGCCCTTCATGACCCAGTTGCTGATGACCCAGGCCGACTTCTTCCCGATGTTCCAGGTGCCGTTCGCCTACGGCAGCGGCTGGCGCGCACGCGACGACCAGGACCGGGCACGGGTGGCGGTGATCTCGTCCGATCTCAACGCCAAGCTGTTCGGCGGCCGCAACAGTGTCGGCCGCACGCTGCTGGTGCGCGGCACCGCGGTGCGCGTCGTCGGCGTGCTGGCGCCGTGGCGGCCGTCGCCGCTGTTCTACACGCTGGCCGGCGGCAGCTTCGCCCATGGCGACACCGCCAGTTTCTACGGACGGCCGCAGGACGTGTTCATGCCGCTGTCCAGCAGCCTGGAGGTCAACGACGGCCACATCCAGCCGTGGACCTGCTTCGGCAAGCCCGAGGCCACCCTGGACCTGCGCAGCGCCCCCTGCGTGTGGCTGCAGTTGTGGGTGCAGTTGGACACGCCGGCCAAGGTCGCCGACTACCGCCGGCTGCTGGCCGACTACGCCGCGCAGCAGCACGCGGCCGGACGCATCGGCCGCGCCGACACCGCGCGCCTGCTGTCGCTGCCGCAATGGCTGGACCACAACCGCGTGGTGCCGGGCGACGTGCGCCTGCAGAGCTGGCTGGCGCTGGCGTTCCTGGGCCTGTGCCTGTTCAACAGCGTCGGCCTGCTGCTGGCCAAGTTCCTGCGCCGCGGCGGCGAGATCGGCGTGCGCCGCGCGCTGGGCGCGTCGCGCCGCGCGATCTTCGCGCAGTGCCTGGCCGAGGCGGCGGTGATCGGGCTGGTCGGCGGCATCGGCGGCTGGCTGCTGACCCTGCTGGGCTTGTGGAGCGTGCGCCAGCAGCCGACCGCCTACGCCGATCTGGCGCATCTGGACCTGACCACCTTCGCCGGCACCTTCACGCTGGCGATCGCCTGCAGCCTCG